Below is a genomic region from Erigeron canadensis isolate Cc75 chromosome 7, C_canadensis_v1, whole genome shotgun sequence.
AAGCTCCGTCAGCAATTTTTATCGTCTCTTGTTCACTCACTCGATGTCGAAGATGTAGCATGTGCACTAATTATGCTTCAAGGTGAACctatgattttgaatttttttgagATTTTAATTGTTTAACGTTAAGTCATAAACTAAGATAGTTCAAAATGATTATTTACTTGTATGTTTCTCTTTACCTGATTTTTTACTTGGTTGTGGTAGGTTCATTGCTCACCAGTAACCCCtgggaaaagaaagaaattatgtATCTACTTGCCATGGTGCATTATAGAAGTGGGCACTATTTGAAGAGCATGGACCTTGTTAATCACTGCTTGGAGGTATGATTTATAATTTCCGAACACCTCAAAAATCATACCTTCGTACATTCTATTTGTCCGTCACAGGAAACTACTTGAAGAGATGGGACCTTGTTAATGTTGTAAATTTTGATTATATAGATTGCACCTCGTTGTTCTAAGTCAGCTTATCTCAAGTCCATACTGGAAACCTGTATTATGGAAGGTAGGTGAAACTTGCCTGAGGTTTTAActctttttgaaaaatgaatttgatagATTGTCACTGTTTTGATATATGATATGCAGATAGAGTAAAGACCATTTTAAGCGTTTCTTCCATGATAGTTGGTGTTGGCATTGGGGTATTTGGACTGACCTCTCTGTTTTCGTATACATGGGTCACTGAGGTCATACTTTCtagattcatttttttttagtttgattCACTTGCTTTGATTATATATGAGTTTTAGTTAGCTCATATTGATTGAGGTACTGAATGAATATTTCTAACGTATTTTCAAATTGTGGATATTACAGGCAATTACAACAATCAAAGACCGTCTAAAGAAATGTATCTCAAACTGTTCCTTTTTTTTCCTGCACTTTAAGATGAGACAATTTCTTTTCAACTTCTGTGTTGTTTACCTAACTTGCTCaccttatatatttatatttttcttagtTGTGGATGCTACATTGACAGACACTAGAAACCCCTTGCAATTAAAAGAAGAGATTTATTTACTTGCTCAACGGTATTGTAAAAGGGGTAATTACTCGAGGGCCAGGTTCATCATTGATTGCTGCTTGGAGGTATGGTCTTTTATCTCAAACACCTTGCAAAACTTCTATGTATTTCTGTCATTCCAGAATATTGGTAATTATTTCTGATCTGGAGGTCACGCATTTGAGTTATAATAGTTGGCCAATTTGCAAAAATAAGGACATCGTTGCTTATCCTCTCTATATAAACTGGCACTTTGGGTGATAACTAACAACATTAAACTTCATGTTAAAAACTGTGAACATTACATGATCCAATATCTTAAACCATGCTAGGATTTATTACAATCATCTAAACTTCTCTAGTACATtcataaaagttttactttctATATTGACAGAAGATCGGAAAAAATGGTATAGAAGTCCCAATCACATTCTATATCCTACATGGtcattaatcattatcattTCTAAATTAGTTCTTTAGTTTGTTTCACTTGCTTTGAGCTTAAGATTATGTGTAAGTTTGCTTTATGTTTTGAATGCATCTATGTACAATGTTACGCTATTCGGTGCACTTATATAATGTCTATTATACAGATTGACCCTGAGTGGGGGCCGGCATTAATTCTCAAGAAATCAATTGAATCCAAATGGTGTCCAGATctgtattatatataatcaagtgtAGGATCGATATGAGCTCAGCATGTGAAAAGATGAAACTAAGTGAAATGGTAGTCACTGAGttgaaattattataatttttatcaattcaACTACAGTAGAAATATTCTTTTAGAAATGACGACATTCTCCGGCTTCATGTAATTAGATTCTAGTTAGATTCAAGTGTATAATGaagtaatatatttttcttggtttaccGTTTTCTCGGGCAAACCCTTGATATTGTGCATtatctatttatagtttttcttTGGGAAGATCGTATGTAGTTATAAAAGCTGGTCTTGATTGGTTTTCATTTGTTGGTTTTCGCTTATTTGTGGGAAACTATAACTCTCGGCATTGTTAGTGCTCGTGTTGTGGATATTTTTCTGCAGTGTTTTCCAACCAGCCGGTCCACCGCGGTTGGACTGAATTTTGAAGATTTCCAGTTTTTAAAGTCACCAGTTGGTTCCCTCCCATTGAACCGCTCAAACCGGACTTGTTGGGCCGAATCGGACCAGCAATTGAACCGTTTTGAACCGGTCAAGAAAGTCAAACCCCCTTTTTTTAGTTTCGCTTTCAAGTTTTATGGACAAAACACAAACTCCAACAAATTAAATGCTATTGTAGTATACCGGACTTGTTGGGCCGAATCGGACCAGCAATTGAACCGTTTTGAACCGGTCAAGAAAGTCAAACCCCCTTTTTTTAGTTTCGCTTTCAAGTTTCATGGACAAAACACAAACTCCAACAAATTAAATGCTATTGTAGTATTTGTAAAGTTTAGTCTTCCTTTGAGTCTTCCTTTGAGtttgtatatattgtatttGATTTGATGAATTGTTTGATTGATAACTTTAATATCGGGTgtgcatttatatataaatttttttgggTAATGATATATAACGGATTGCTTATACAAATTTTGTTCGGATATTCTTAAAAGGTTATTTTAGTAAGAAGTTGTATTTAATACTTAATACCGGAGTGTATGTAATTTGTGATCTTTTACTATTATACGTATGCATCAAAAATTTTGAGCTTTTGATGAAAGTATGTCGCCAAATTAAATAAATCGTGGAACCGGTGACCTGCTTTGATGGTTAGCCGGTTACATTTGCCCCTTTATGATACAAATGATACAGAAATGTAGGagtaattaattttgatatttaatgCCCAGAATGTTCaaccttcatcatcatcatcaagaaaaaaatcaaacacaatGAAATCCAACAAACTGTATTCAAGTAATTACacatttacaaaacatatataaccgTTCAGATGTAACTCTTAAATTccaaataaacacacaaaacaCCATTATTATCAATCCAATTTCCGGTGGTGATGGGTGGCCAACCACCATAGTCGCCGCCGATATATCTTTCAACTACCACCACCAATTCCGCCGTTGTAGGTATCACAACCTTGATTCATCGCTGCTCAATAAGTATCACAAACCTTAAAAGTGTTATCATTGACAATGAATCTATTTAGATCCAAAAAATCGAGAAAGACAACAATGGTGACAATAAATAGCTGCTCAATCAGATTTGATGGTGGCTTCATGGAGGAGGACGGCGGCGACAAAGTCGGGACTTGGCCGGAGTTCAAAGATTCTAAACCATGGAGATTAGATCTGAAATATATCTGCTAGCTAGGTTACATAAGCATATAAGCATTGTGGTTggttatatttattaaataattgtttcaagaaaaagaatctgagaaaaataaatatggatAAATCATGATTTTTGGTGGTGTTTTCTTCCCATGAAGATGATGATAGATATAGACTCTTATGAGTATATTATACAGATACAAATGATACTATGTTTTTTTGAAGTATAATATGAAAAATGGTAAATCATCTTAATCaatcattttaaaaatcttcttaatatATCCACTTATTAACACATATAATCTACTATTTctttttcctaatctcacctcttgattttccacatgtcacaatctTATTAATTAAGAGGATTTCTAAGCTAATAATTTAGGAATATTGATCATTACccgtataatatatataagtttgataCGAGTAAGATAGGTTTGGTGGTTTACACTTTCccagattttttaataaataagtttaatACAGATgataatattatgttttttttaaaaataaaaataaaatatgtgaCGTGGCTCCATCATTGACCGGCTAAAATTTTGATCCAACCGGTAATTACACGATTTATTCAATCTAGTAAGTATACTTCCATCAAacgtttaaaattttttgatgcatacatACAATAGTAAAAGATGACAAGTTACATAAACTACCAGAATTTTTTCCCTTTTATTTCCCACGGACTTTCAACGaaaagtttttgtatttttcccACGGATTTTATCCTCCCACCGATTTTCCACGGATTTTCTTTCACACGGATTATCCACAAAAAGGTTTCACATAGATTTCCCACAGAATATTTCCCAAAGATTTCTCATGGATTTCTTTGAATTTTTTCCCACGAATTTCCCACAAATTAGCCACGGCTTTATTTCCCACGATTTTCCCACGGTTAGTACTCTCATATTTCCCACTGACgtcatttttaaattaataatataattttttttttttaattctatttttcTCCCTGTGTATTTAAATAGGCCAATTgaattataaaagtaattaatcaatAATCAAACTACTAAAATGCATGATAATTCATTACCTAAGAATCAAGATACATCCATCAACAAAACATTCATACACATCATTTAAAAggtaaagttttgaaaataattCAAACTAACAACTTTTTAACAAATCCTAAGATTTAGCCCGTCGGGTGAACTTCATCATGGCGGCCTTCACGGCTTTCACTTCTTGTGATTCGGCTTCACTTTTTGCTTTTAGTTCTTCGAGTTcctttttttgcttttcttcACGCTTTTTCATATCGTCAATCTCCTTTTGTTGAGTCTCATGCCTTGGTTGCATCTCCTCCAAAGTTTGGGTCAAAATTTGTACCTGAAAATAATAACACTCTTATAAATGTCTAAAAAATATAGAGTATGAAGGTATGATAGATATTACAACTATAATCATTGTAAGATTGCTGAATATAACTTTAAATTGATTCTGGTGCATCGAGGCTCTATCAAGTAACCTACTTGAACTTAGAATATATTACACAATAATAGAAATGGCCATAGACTGTTTGTTTTATTCATAGGCCAGATCAATTTTTTTTGACGATGACGATCTTCTGTTAGTCAGATTCTTTAAACAGAGTTAGTAGAATAAATGTCAATGTGAATCAACACATTGACACACCTGGACAGTTTGAGCTCCTTTTGTCGAGATAATTAACACACCTGGACAGTTTGAGCTACTAGCTAAAACTAAATTAGCAAGCATTGAACAGAATGGCTATAACTAATGTTTCGAATTTGCCAAAATGGAGTACAGAATGGTTATAACTAAATTAACAAGAATTAACAAGCATTGAACAGtttgatcatgtttttcagttatAACTAATGTTTCATATTTGTCAAAATGAAGTATAGAATGGTGCTCTAAATTGAACAACCTTTCTGAGTAACCGTAAGCAACCCTAAGCATCGAGCAAGTATCAACCCTAACGGTCAGGGGTAGAATTAAGATCACATAAATCTATAGATACactgtacatatatatatatactcatgttATTCAATCTTTAGTTCTATAAGTTGAAATGACCCAATTATCATGACCTACTGTTTTAAAATTACCATTAAACAAAGAAgtcccaaaaacaaaaacaaattatattacaGTTAATAGAACTGAGCATCAGTTCatgaaaattaaacaaaaacaaattatagtACTAGTgataaattacatatatatatatatatatgagtgagTTAAGTGAAATACCGATTGTAACTTTTGTTGTTGGTGAGGAGATGCGGTGGTGCTGAGATGTGAACTGTGAGATGCGGTGGTGTTGAGATACGGTGGTGGGTGGAGATCGATAGGAGTGTGCTGATTTTAGGTTTTAATACTATCATcatattatcattttcatttgaGTGTGGAGATCGATTGGGtatattatcattttcattttattcaaTATACTATCTCATACGGAGTATTGGTCCAGCTAACAATAGGTTTTAGAATAATTaattgattattaatttattatctttaattaatttatcaaagATTGTACAGTAATATTCAAGAACGATCATATAATCCAGTGAGTGGTTGTAGCAACCATATAGtatgtataaaattttatattttcagcACTGGTGATGACACAAAAGAAAATGCTAACGTGGGGACCCAGAGAGTTTAATGCGAGCATTTTCTTATAGGctcatatatatagagagagattgataaataaaatttaatgtgaataatatattaaaatgattgtactattattgttttttgtagttttttttagacacttataaataaatacggTATGTAAAAATATCGTATTtatagaaaacatatataacattgttatattttaattgaattatttagTATGTTTCATCTATTAATAAGAATATATTTCTAATTGTTCAAAAAAGAATATGATACACTgtgtaataataaaacaaataaaatgataatgatctattatgattttttaatattcaaatgtTGTTAACTATGTCAGAGTCTACAACTTCGATGAATATATTATGATtttcttatattaaaatatCTCTAAACGTGTCAAGGTAAAAAAATATCGATGggcatattttaaaaaatatttaaatataaaagtccaagttttaatatatagattaaaatgtTACTAACAAAACATAGTATACTAAATTTGAAACCATAATTAATTAACATCTAATACTGAAAATGACATAACTCTCGTGTAACCACGGACCTAAATTCTAATGTTTAATCTAAAATATAAGAATTTGTACtttgtaataatttttttctttgatattatataaatatgtatattcgCTTATTTGtatcattataaaaatataacacaaaaactattatcatttgagaaaatatttttaaaatgtaatcattatattatttataggGAAAGACGGATAAACAACATTGAATTTGATGTTTGTTTCTATATTAAAACTCACAATTTTACATATAGGAATTTGTATAGTACATATAGCATTGAATATGAAACAAGACACCAAGTTCCCATTAGATGAGTTGGAAAAGACATGTGCTTCCTTGCTATAAGGCCTAGGTTTAATTCCTGacacaaacatttatttttttaaaaatacatgacactCTTAGATACCTGTGTGGAGGCTGACTAAGCAAAGTAGGCGCATACGTGGTTGCTGACGTGTCTCTTGGATCGATATGGGGACGACATGTAGGAAAATGCTGACGTGGCGAGCTTAGAGACCGCCACGTGAGCACTTTGAGATaggcttttatatataaaatccatatatatatatagattttattaacCATTAgtaaaactattattattttatctatatttctatactatattataaaaagaatagccttcatgttgaaagttacataggGGGAAATGTCTAACATACATTTAATGATATGTTACACATTCGTCCTAAATCTTTTACAATAActcaattaactttttaaatcagttacctttacatcaattatttatatcaCTCGACACCGCCTCTACCATCAACAGTCGTCCCCCACCAACATTGTCGTCGCCACGAACGCCCCGCATAGCgagggtaccgtgctagttatctttaattaatatatcatGGTATTCGCATAATACGGCAGCGGTGGTGGTACCTGCGGTCTGGTGGTGTCGATAATTTAAAGAatagtggaaatatttaaaaagataatggACTAGTGATGTAAACTATTTCATTAAGGGCATAGTGGTCATTttgcatctttttttttctaactttttaagAAGGAtacataatctttatatatatagtaatataaaagtatagatatcaAAGTTTGTAATAATGAAATTATACAactaaagttattttttaatttgatttactATCACAATACGATTCTTTTAGTTATCAAATGTTCAATGTATTAAGTGATtgaatagataaataatatatttatgtattaagaaaaaatagataattgacgattatttttatttattaagtcacaagtcataaaaaaacataaaacttgACTTAATGTGTTAAGTTCTAAGGCTAgcaattttgacacgaaacaTATTAACACGACACGACACAACCTGTTTTTAACAGATTTTgtgtcttaacagatccggacTTGTTAaaattcgtgtcttaacaggtccggacctgttaagacctgttaaggttatatatatatacggacaACCCCATATtacttcctatatatatatatacatatatatatataatatatatactattaataaATGAACCCTACATCTAACTCGTATGTCAGCCCCATCttcattctttctttcatcCCTCTCACTTTTCATACATCttaataaaaaatcataaatctaACCACCATCACCACATTTCTGATTTGAAAAATTCTAACCCAAATCCtcccttaaatatatatatatatatatacacgagagtaagtatccgcgcgttgcggcggtgagatggtgggggtgatagctaggtcagagagtgtgatagtcaaatgcctacggcctccgccctcggatttaaaaattcgttgaaagtatatcgaatgacatctctaatgaaagagcatgaactTTTAAGAACAcgcatacaatttttataatttatcgacgtatgatttttgagataaaagattttgaatgaattggaggaataaatgatttatggaggagagataAAAAAgttgattggttgagatttgaggagagagaaagagtattatggttattttagataaatatataatagatgagAGAGGTATTTTGaagatgtacttaaaatcaatattgaaaattttaactCATTGTTAAAAATCTAGAAGAAAtctgctttatatatatatatacactacaaCTTTCACAACCAGATTCAACCATAGATTTTTGACTACAACTATTCATTTCAGATTTTTGATCACATCTATAACGAGGCTAAGACTTTCACCACCAGATTTACCAAGATGGAAGATCTTTTACGGAGAATTTTTTCTATCTTTCTCAAATCAGATTTCCGATAAGCCAACTTTGCAAATCAGATCCAACCAGATCTACCACGACGGCGAGATATctgtgtttgttttatataaactgATTGTGTTTTCGGAATGGACTCTAATAATGGAAGAAATTTCGTTTTGTTACCCAAATGCTTATAAgttaatttgatttgataatgaCTTTCTttatgtgatgatatgttttttttttttttggttaattgttTATGATGTTTTGTTACTACAGTAACACAAGGAAAGTTATAATATTAGAGTTCTGAATCTATTAAGTTTGATTGACATAATTTTGAATCAGTTTAGTTTTGTATGTTGCTAATTCATAGGATTTTTGGTTTATGATGTTGTATAATTAGAAGAATGAAAGAGATGTGTTGTTGGTTATCAATCAAGACCAGATGTGTGTTAACAAGTTGTTACCAGGTCATTAACAGGTGCACTTGTTAAATTTCGTGTCatgttcgtgtttgaaaaaaatgacatgattaGTTTATAGGTCATGTTCGTGTTTGAACTTAACAGGtccgtgtcttaacaggttcgtTTATACCAGCCTTATTAAGTTCTTAATCTTTAagtgtattaagtaaaaaagaaacgaTATCTAACTCTATTAAATATAGATTAGgaacaaaaaaataacaatatattttttcaagtaCTAGACACGTGGTGGTGATAGCGTCTacgagtggtggtggtggcagtaaTGGCTGTAGAGGCGGTGGTGGTATTGGGGGTGATGTGTGGTAGTGTTGGTGGTCGTGTGGTAGGGTTGGtgatttatgttataaattatttcattatattTCATTAAGTGTATTAGATGGTTATACTTAAGGGAATTGATAATAGTACCACAACTCTTTATTAATTTACCATTATTACGCATTATGTATTTGTACTGTCTGCTATAACAGTTGTACAGTGTGGTACACTAATAAAAAGTAGTGGTACTAATATGTGCTCCTAAT
It encodes:
- the LOC122608598 gene encoding uncharacterized protein LOC122608598 isoform X1, whose translation is MGSEPQRFLCSAVIFTIGIDEYYPRVDSSTMRWHQSLVDFSSGKRHNKLRQQFLSSLVHSLDVEDVACALIMLQGSLLTSNPWEKKEIMYLLAMVHYRSGHYLKSMDLVNHCLEIAPRCSKSAYLKSILETCIMEDRVKTILSVSSMIVGVGIGVFGLTSLFSYTWVTEAITTIKDRLKKFVDATLTDTRNPLQLKEEIYLLAQRYCKRGNYSRARFIIDCCLEIDPEWGPALILKKSIESKWCPDLYYI
- the LOC122608598 gene encoding uncharacterized protein LOC122608598 isoform X2, with translation MGSEPQRFLCSAVIFTIGIDEYYPRVDSSTMRWHQSLVDFSSGKRHNKLRQQFLSSLVHSLDVEDVACALIMLQGSLLTSNPWEKKEIMYLLAMVHYRSGHYLKSMDLVNHCLEIAPRCSKSAYLKSILETCIMEDRVKTILSVSSMIVGVGIGVFGLTSLFSYTWVTEAITTIKDRLKKYTRNPLQLKEEIYLLAQRYCKRGNYSRARFIIDCCLEIDPEWGPALILKKSIESKWCPDLYYI